From one Excalfactoria chinensis isolate bCotChi1 chromosome 9, bCotChi1.hap2, whole genome shotgun sequence genomic stretch:
- the AP1S3 gene encoding AP-1 complex subunit sigma-3, with amino-acid sequence MIHFILLFSRQGKLRLQKWYTTLPEKEKKKIVREIVQIVLSRNQKTSSFVDWKDLKLVYKRYASLYFCCAIEDQDNELLTLEVVHRYVELLDRYFGNVCELDIIFNFEKAYFILDEFIIGGEVQDTSKRSAVKAIEDSDMLQETVEEYMNKPAF; translated from the exons ATACACTTTATACTGCTGTTCAGTCGACAGGGGAAATTAAGGCTTCAGAAATGGTATACGACACTAcctgagaaagagaagaaaaagatcgTTCGAGAAATTGTTCAGATTGTTTTGTCTCGCAATCAAAAAACCAGTAGTTTTGTTGACTGGAAAGACCTCAAGCTTGTTTACAAAAG ATATGCTagtttgtatttctgctgtgcaaTAGAAGACCAGGATAACGAGCTCCTGACACTAGAGGTCGTTCATCGATATGTCGAACTTCTGGACAGATACTTTGGAAAT gTGTGCGAGCTGGACATTAtctttaattttgaaaaagcttattttattCTTGATGAGTTTATAATTGGTGGAGAAGTACAAGACACTTCAAAGAGGTCTGCGGTGAAAGCCATAGAAGACTCTGACATGTTGCAGGAG acagTGGAAGAGTACATGAACAAACCtgctttttaa